One genomic window of Eptesicus fuscus isolate TK198812 chromosome 6, DD_ASM_mEF_20220401, whole genome shotgun sequence includes the following:
- the SGTA gene encoding small glutamine-rich tetratricopeptide repeat-containing protein alpha encodes MDNKKRLAYAIIRFLHDQLRHGGLSSDAQESLEVAIQCLETAFGVTLEDSNLALTQTLPEIFEAAAGKEMPQNLRSPEGTPLSEEDSAEAERLKTEGNEQMKVENFEAAVHFYGKAIELNPANAVYFCNRAAAYSKLGNYAGAVQDCERAICIDPSYSKAYGRMGLALCSLNKHAEAVAYYKKALELDPDNETYKSNLKIAELKLREAPSPTGGLGSFDIAGLLNNPGFMSMASTMMNNPQVQQLMSGMISGSHNPLGTPGTNTSQNDLASLIQAGQQFAQQMQQQNPEFIEQLRSQMRNQTPSASSDDQQE; translated from the exons ATGGATAACAAGAAGCGCCTCGCCTATGCCATCATCCGCTTCCTACATGACCAGCTGCGGCATGGGGGGCTCTCGTCGGACGCCCAGGAGAGTTTGGAAG TTGCAATCCAGTGCCTGGAGACCGCCTTCGGGGTGACATTGGAAGACAGCAACCTCGCACTCACTCAGACTCTTCCAGAAATATTTGAAGCTGCCGCAGGCAAG GAGATGCCACAGAACCTGAGGAGTCCTGAGGGAACCCCACTTTCGGAGGAGGACTCGGCGGAGGCAGAGCGCCTCAAAACCGAAG gaAACGAACAGATGAAAGTCGAGAACTTTGAGGCTGCCGTGCACTTCTATGGGAAAGCTATCGAGCTCAATCCCGCAAACGCCGTCTATTTCTGTAACAG AGCCGCCGCCTACAGCAAACTAGGGAATTATGCGGGGGCCGTGCAGGACTGCGAGCGGGCCATCTGCATAGACCCATCCTACAGCAAAGCATATGGGAGGATGGG cctggcgctctGCAGTTTGAACAAGCACGCGGAGGCCGTGGCCTACTATAAGAAGGCCCTGGAGCTGGACCCCGACAACGAAACATACAAATCCAACCTCAAGATAGCGGAACTGAAGCTGAGAGAGGCCCCCAGTCCC ACAGGAGGGCTCGGCAGCTTTGACATCGCGGGCCTGCTGAACAACCCAGGCTTCATGAGCATG GCATCAACCATGATGAACAACCCCCAGGTTCAGCAGCT CATGTCTGGGATGATTTCCGGCAGCCACAACCCCCTGGGGACTCCTGGCACCAACACTTCACAGAATGACCTGGCCAGTCTCATCCAGGC GGGCCAGCAGTTCGCTCAGCAGATGCAGCAGCAGAACCCAGAGTTCATTGAACAGCTTCGAAGTCAGATGCGAAATCAAACACCCAGTGCCAGCAGCGATGACCAGCAGGAATGA